AAAACCTCGGGGATGGTCTTTGTTGCTAGCCTCTCAAAGAGGGCATTGCGCTGTCGAGGTCTTTCATCAGGTCTGTGGCCGTATTTTTTGCGTGAGATTTTAGCCAGAAGCCCCTTTGCTGGCATGCGAGAAACCACGATTCCAAAGATCCACCTCTCGATGGGGTTGACTGCCATGGTGACCGACAAGGGTTTGCACTTGGTGTGCTCGATGGTTTCAAGATCATCAAATTGAAAAGCAGATATTGAGTGCAGACGTTCAAAGTCCTTTTGGTTTTGCTCTCTGGCTACCTGGGCGAGAAAGAGGAACTTTCTAACCACGGTTTTGCGGTTGGTGCCCAGGAGTAGGGCGATTCTTCTTTGAGAGACACAGGACGCGAGTAGTTCTCGGATTCTGGGATTGATGCGACGTTTTTTCTGCCGGTAGCAAAGCTGAAAGGTGGCCTCGGAATAGGTTCGTCGACAGTGATGACAGCGAAATCGCTTAAGTTTACGTCCGTCCGAAGCGCGAACGAAGGATCCGAACTTCGAATGGCTGGGATTTGGGCTATTGCAGTGAGGGCATTCTCGCTTCATTGCCAGGTAGTAAGGCAAATGGCTTGCCAGGAGAATAGGTTAGGTTATGGGGATCAACAATCAAGGGGGCCAGTTTACGCGATTTTAACTTTGTCGGCGCCTTCGGCCTCATAATCCGAATACTGCGTCTGCACCCTCACCTCTTTCCCACTCTCATCCACATACCCACGAACCTTGTGCAGCTTCAACGCATCACTCTTACCCTTCACTTCCACTTTCCCGGCCTCTTCAACAATAAACTCGCCCTTAACAATTTCTGCTATTTCATTACTCAACAGCAGATCCGTACCAAAGGCCTTCGTCGACGCCTCAATTCTCGACGCCTGATTCACAGTATCCCCAATAACCGTATATTCCATACGCTCATCAGATCCAATTGTTCCTGAAATCACCGAGCCACAATGAAGTCCAATACCCATTTTTATTGGCACCTGACCGCGCTCACCCCGCGTCTGATTTAGTTTATCAAGAGCTTCCCTCATTTCCATGCACGCTTTAACAGCGTTAAATGGATCCCGGTCACTCGGATTTGGAGCACCCCAAACCGCCATAATAGCGTCGCCAATAAACTTATCCACCACCCCGCCGTGGCGATTAATGATACCCACCATGATCTGAAAGTACTCATTCAACATATCGACGACTTCTTCAGGAGTGTGGCCTTCACTAAACTTGGTAAAGCCACGAATATCACTGAAGAAAACTGTCACATCTTTACGGCTGCCACCCAGGTGCAGATCGCCCTTCATCAAGTCGTCTGCAACAGATGAGCCATGGAACTTATTAAGCAAGTTCTTAACTTTGTCGCGCTCCTGAAGACCACTCACCATTTCGTCGAAGGCTGAGGCCAACTGGCCCACTTCATCCAGCGATCGAACATTGGAACGGACGTTGAAATTTCCGGCTGCAATGGCATGGGTCAAATCCACCAATTTCTCGATAGGTGCCGTCAATGTCAGCGACAGCAGAAAAACGACAAACAAGGCAATTGACAGTGACTGCCCAGTAATACGAAATGCTTCCCGCCGCACAGATTTTGCCGCCTCCAGAATGACCTCTTCCGAAGCCTGGGAGATCACTGTGACTCCCATCGAGGTGCGGGCAAAGGCCCCGGTAAAGGCCTCTCCCTTTTCTGACAGAAAGCGCAACTGCCCCTGCTTTAACTGAGAGCGAAGGGCTTCGCGAACAATTGGTACTTCAGCCTTGGTGACATTACCGAAAACTTGTTTTTCATCGGGGTGGGCCAACAGAAAACCCTCGCGATCCACCAAATAGAGCAAGCGCTCGCTGACCCGGCCGAATACCTTTTGCAGGCGGTCCAAACGAATATCGGCCAAAGCGATATGAGTGATGTTTCCATAATCGTCAGCAACAAAAGGAAGTGCCAAAGTAACCAGAGGGGCTCCACCTTCAAGAGTTGAGTTGCGAAGCTCCACCTCGCCGGCGAACACAGCTGCCATGTTGAGTCTCTGACTTCGCCTTTGGTGAGTGCGGACCCGGTCGATGTAATCGGCTCCCAATTTGTACTGCTTCAGATATTCATCATTAACCACTCGATCCAATGGCTTTTGTCCA
This is a stretch of genomic DNA from Pseudobdellovibrionaceae bacterium. It encodes these proteins:
- a CDS encoding HAMP domain-containing protein, with translation MRIPISIKLVVLTLIIILGVAGAIAFKSTDLFEKITISRENDSNRGQAGARATEVENLLIGYVDKVKMVASLLHKEYTSKEEKEKALFLTFRQDRDLISLEVWSRGGQKPLDRVVNDEYLKQYKLGADYIDRVRTHQRRSQRLNMAAVFAGEVELRNSTLEGGAPLVTLALPFVADDYGNITHIALADIRLDRLQKVFGRVSERLLYLVDREGFLLAHPDEKQVFGNVTKAEVPIVREALRSQLKQGQLRFLSEKGEAFTGAFARTSMGVTVISQASEEVILEAAKSVRREAFRITGQSLSIALFVVFLLSLTLTAPIEKLVDLTHAIAAGNFNVRSNVRSLDEVGQLASAFDEMVSGLQERDKVKNLLNKFHGSSVADDLMKGDLHLGGSRKDVTVFFSDIRGFTKFSEGHTPEEVVDMLNEYFQIMVGIINRHGGVVDKFIGDAIMAVWGAPNPSDRDPFNAVKACMEMREALDKLNQTRGERGQVPIKMGIGLHCGSVISGTIGSDERMEYTVIGDTVNQASRIEASTKAFGTDLLLSNEIAEIVKGEFIVEEAGKVEVKGKSDALKLHKVRGYVDESGKEVRVQTQYSDYEAEGADKVKIA